A stretch of Paraburkholderia phenazinium DNA encodes these proteins:
- a CDS encoding YhjD/YihY/BrkB family envelope integrity protein, giving the protein MDIDTLSADKLQSAARQQASWAIGAFRQFAEDRCAAMAAAIAFYAAFSLAPTLVMVIAVAGWFFGAQAVRGELFAHIHGLLGDEAATGVQTIVQNARHAGSAGGIAAIISFALLAIGASATFSSLNSALNIVWPLSGPRSSSVIALVRVRLISFGLVLGVAFLLIVSLVLDTAITFIGQWLWGNSPYVVIGNLMQLAVGLLVLAFAFAALLKFLPDAVVRWRDALVGGAVAAVLFSAGKKLFALYLAHAGMANSFGAAGSLAVLLMWLYFSAAVLLLGAEFSAARGRLHDPRGAWGQLDQAPPGSRAKMASVFAASTMSGRTAGLSPAATLAQAMAPTERPDSSDAQSTAANGAPAGSAASEPETQAQQIQRSQRGQQSPAPRAMDVRAAASIGRKVFRAEGQATRAAASTLLEAGRKAAAADRYVKRYPWRSILLAAGAGFLVTAVTGRRRDDNAG; this is encoded by the coding sequence ATGGACATCGACACGCTATCCGCCGACAAATTGCAAAGCGCAGCGCGCCAGCAAGCCTCATGGGCAATCGGTGCGTTCAGGCAGTTCGCTGAAGACCGCTGTGCTGCGATGGCGGCAGCCATTGCGTTTTATGCCGCGTTCTCGCTGGCGCCCACGCTTGTCATGGTGATCGCCGTGGCAGGATGGTTCTTCGGCGCCCAGGCCGTGCGCGGCGAACTGTTCGCTCATATCCATGGGCTGCTCGGCGACGAAGCCGCCACCGGCGTGCAAACAATTGTCCAGAATGCCCGCCACGCGGGTAGCGCAGGTGGGATCGCGGCGATCATTTCGTTCGCGCTCCTCGCGATCGGCGCGTCGGCCACGTTCTCGTCGCTCAATAGCGCGCTCAACATCGTCTGGCCGCTCTCGGGACCGCGCTCGTCGAGCGTCATCGCGTTGGTGCGGGTCCGGCTCATTTCGTTTGGACTCGTGCTCGGCGTGGCGTTTCTGTTGATCGTCTCGCTGGTGCTCGATACAGCCATTACGTTTATCGGTCAGTGGCTGTGGGGCAACTCGCCCTACGTCGTAATCGGCAACCTGATGCAGTTGGCAGTCGGCCTGCTGGTGCTGGCCTTCGCCTTCGCCGCCCTGCTGAAATTCCTGCCCGACGCCGTGGTCCGCTGGCGCGACGCCCTTGTGGGCGGTGCGGTGGCAGCCGTGCTGTTCTCGGCAGGCAAGAAACTCTTCGCTCTCTATCTGGCCCATGCGGGCATGGCCAATTCGTTCGGCGCGGCGGGTTCGCTGGCGGTGCTGTTGATGTGGCTGTACTTCTCGGCCGCCGTGCTGCTGCTCGGCGCGGAGTTCTCGGCGGCGCGCGGACGTCTGCACGATCCGCGTGGCGCATGGGGGCAACTGGACCAGGCCCCGCCGGGCAGCCGCGCGAAGATGGCCTCGGTGTTCGCCGCTTCGACGATGTCCGGACGTACCGCAGGTCTCTCGCCCGCCGCCACGCTCGCGCAGGCGATGGCGCCGACAGAACGGCCAGACAGTTCGGACGCGCAGAGCACCGCTGCTAATGGGGCTCCGGCAGGCTCCGCGGCAAGCGAGCCGGAAACACAGGCGCAGCAGATTCAGCGGAGTCAACGCGGTCAGCAATCTCCAGCCCCGCGGGCCATGGACGTCCGCGCGGCCGCCAGCATTGGGCGCAAAGTCTTTCGGGCGGAGGGCCAGGCAACTCGCGCTGCCGCCTCGACTCTGCTGGAGGCTGGGCGCAAAGCTGCGGCGGCGGACCGCTATGTCAAACGGTATCCGTGGAGATCGATACTGCTGGCCGCCGGCGCCGGGTTCCTCGTGACCGCGGTGACCGGCCGCCGCCGCGACGATAACGCCGGCTGA